The Lycium barbarum isolate Lr01 chromosome 10, ASM1917538v2, whole genome shotgun sequence genome includes a region encoding these proteins:
- the LOC132614031 gene encoding protein kinase G11A-like, whose product METSLVHEDASSSASPAISSTTLEVGEVRLSVDMEVETTIYNTNTSISSSTKPHATSSDPCWNAMRRVIQTEVSGLSLDDFFFIQKLGSGDIGSVYLVELKGNKGCLFAAKVMDKEELVSRSKEGRAGTEREILEMLDHPFLPTLYTTLDTDKWSLLLTEFCSGGDLHVLRQRLPEKRFDEAAVRFYTSEVVVALEYLHMMGIIYRDLKPENVLVRSDGHIMLTDFDLSLKCDDSSVMPQLVQESSPKLDHNSNDQSSINSPPYKSSSSSCILPNCIVPHVSYWYYNHRRRRRTNNQRPLRLVAEPIEARSMSFVGTHEYLAPEIVSGEGHGNAVDWWTLGIFMYELLYGVTPFRGLDNEFTLSNIVARAFEFPKEPMVPTIAKDLITQLLVKDPTRRMGSMMGATTIKQHPFFDGVNWALLRCTTPPHIPQNSKSTREFVSSYDDDDDYVDYY is encoded by the exons ATGGAAACATCTTTAGTCCACGAGGACGCCAGCTCCTCAGCATCGCCAGCTATCAGCTCGACCACGTTAGAGGTGGGAGAAGTTCGTCTTAGCGTGGACATGGAGGTGGAAACAACCATATACAATACTAATACTTCAATCTCATCATCCACGAAACCCCATGCAACGTCTAGTGATCCATGCTGGAACGCCATGCGTCGTGTAATCCAGACAGAAGTCTCGGGTTTGAGTCTTGATGACTTTTTCTTCATCCAGAAACTTGGGAGTGGTGACATTGGTTCTGTCTATCTTGTTGAGTTGAAGGGCAATAAAGGGTGTTTGTTTGCAGCTAAAGTGATGGATAAAGAGGAATTGGTTAGTAGGAGCAAAGAAGGAAGAGCCGGGACAGAAAGGGAAATATTGGAAATGTTAGATCACCCTTTTTTGCCTACCCTTTATACCACTTTGGACACTGATAAATGGTCTCTTTTGTTGACTGAGTTTTGCTCAGGTGGTGATCTTCATGTTCTCCGGCAACGACTGCCGGAGAAGAGATTTGATGAAGCTGCCGTCCG GTTCTACACATCAGAAGTTGTGGTTGCTTTAGAGTACCTACACATGATGGGGATAATTTATCGAGATTTAAAGCCTGAAAATGTGCTAGTAAGATCAGATGGTCATATTATGTTGACTGATTTTGATCTCTCACTAAAATGTGATGATTCATCAGTAATGCCTCAACTTGTTCAAGAAAGTAGTCCAAAGCTAGATCATAATTCAAATGATCAATCCTCCATTAATTCACCTCCATATAAGTCTTCGTCTTCTTCGTGCATCCTGCCCAATTGTATCGTGCCACACGTCTCGTACTGGTACTACAACCACAGgcgaagaagaagaacaaataaTCAACGACCCCTGAGGTTGGTAGCTGAGCCAATTGAGGCTCGATCGATGTCATTTGTTGGGACCCACGAGTACTTAGCCCCGGAAATCGTGTCGGGGGAAGGCCATGGCAATGCGGTGGATTGGTGGACACTAGGAATTTTCATGTACGAGTTGCTTTATGGTGTGACACCTTTCAGAGGACTTGACAATGAGTTCACCCTTTCGAACATTGTGGCTCGAGCCTTTGAGTTCCCTAAGGAGCCAATGGTTCCGACCATAGCTAAGGACTTGATCACCCAACTCTTGGTCAAGGACCCTACCAGGAGAATGGGGTCCATGATGGGGGCCACAACAATCAAACAACATCCTTTCTTTGATGGTGTGAACTGGGCACTCTTGAGATGTACAACCCCACCTCATATTCCCCAAAATTCCAAAAGTACTAGAGAGTTTGTCTCatcttatgatgatgatgatgattatgtagATTATTATTAG